A genomic stretch from Serratia entomophila includes:
- a CDS encoding DUF2502 domain-containing protein: MFKPLLLAAVLAAATLPALQQAHAEGVSIDLMPGVSLRIGDQDNRGRYWDGYDWRDRDWWRGHQGRYLGDRSPRGYFWDGYRWRDNDYWRKNYYYHDGRYRKFDKHYDKHHDKHHWKKKKHHDDRDHWRRGHDDDDDD, translated from the coding sequence ATTGGCCGCCGTGCTGGCGGCGGCAACGTTGCCCGCCCTACAGCAAGCGCACGCCGAAGGCGTCAGCATCGATTTGATGCCGGGCGTTTCATTGCGCATAGGCGATCAGGATAACCGCGGCCGCTACTGGGACGGTTACGACTGGCGTGATCGCGACTGGTGGCGTGGCCACCAGGGCCGCTATCTGGGCGATCGCAGCCCGCGCGGTTATTTCTGGGATGGCTACCGCTGGCGTGACAACGATTACTGGCGCAAGAATTACTACTATCACGATGGCCGCTATCGCAAGTTCGACAAGCATTACGACAAACATCACGATAAACACCACTGGAAGAAGAAAAAACACCACGACGATCGCGACCACTGGCGCCGCGGCCATGATGATGATGATGATGACTGA
- a CDS encoding NupC/NupG family nucleoside CNT transporter has protein sequence MSHIAHFALALVVVAILALLVCRDRKSIRIRYVIQLLVIEVLLAYFFLHSEAGLGFVKGFAALFDKLLGFAGQGTDFVFGGMGDKGLAFFFLKVLCPIVFISALIGILQYIKVLPFVIRIIGTVLSKVNGMGKLESFNAVSSLILGQSENFIAYKDILGKMSEKRMYTMAATAMSTVSMSIVGAYMTMLDAKFVVAALVLNMFSTFIVLSLVNPYDTNKEEELHLGNLHEGQSFFEMLGEYILAGFKVAIIVAAMLIGFIALIAALNGLFSAIFGLSFQEILGYFFYPFAWVMGIPKHEALQVGSIMATKLVSNEFVAMMELQKVSAELSPRSMGILSVFLVSFANFSSIGIVAGAIKGLNEHQGNVVSRFGLKLVYGSTLVSILSASIAGLVLG, from the coding sequence ATGTCCCATATTGCGCACTTTGCGTTAGCGTTGGTGGTGGTGGCGATCCTGGCACTGTTGGTGTGCCGCGATCGCAAAAGCATCCGCATTCGCTATGTTATTCAATTATTGGTTATCGAAGTACTGCTGGCCTATTTTTTCCTGCATTCGGAAGCGGGTTTAGGCTTTGTAAAAGGGTTTGCGGCGCTGTTTGACAAGCTGCTCGGATTTGCTGGACAAGGGACTGATTTTGTATTCGGCGGCATGGGTGACAAAGGCCTGGCGTTCTTCTTCCTGAAGGTGCTGTGCCCTATCGTCTTCATCTCTGCGCTGATCGGTATTCTGCAATACATCAAAGTGTTGCCGTTTGTGATCCGGATTATCGGTACCGTGCTGTCAAAAGTGAACGGTATGGGCAAGCTGGAATCGTTCAACGCCGTCAGCTCACTGATCCTCGGCCAGTCTGAGAACTTCATTGCCTATAAAGATATCCTGGGCAAAATGTCGGAAAAGCGCATGTACACCATGGCGGCGACCGCGATGTCTACGGTTTCCATGTCCATCGTCGGCGCTTACATGACCATGCTGGACGCCAAGTTCGTGGTAGCGGCGCTGGTACTGAACATGTTCAGCACCTTTATCGTGCTTTCATTGGTTAACCCGTATGACACTAATAAAGAAGAAGAACTGCACCTGGGTAACCTGCACGAAGGCCAAAGCTTCTTTGAAATGCTGGGTGAGTACATCCTGGCTGGTTTCAAGGTAGCGATTATCGTTGCCGCAATGCTGATCGGTTTTATCGCCCTGATCGCCGCGCTCAACGGCCTGTTCAGCGCCATCTTCGGCCTGAGCTTCCAGGAAATCCTCGGCTACTTCTTCTACCCGTTCGCCTGGGTTATGGGCATTCCTAAGCACGAAGCCCTGCAGGTTGGCAGCATCATGGCAACCAAACTGGTATCCAACGAGTTCGTGGCAATGATGGAACTGCAGAAAGTCTCTGCGGAACTGTCGCCGCGCAGCATGGGTATCCTGTCGGTGTTCCTGGTGTCCTTCGCCAACTTCTCTTCCATCGGCATCGTGGCCGGGGCGATCAAAGGGTTGAACGAACATCAGGGCAACGTGGTGTCGCGCTTCGGTCTGAAGCTGGTCTACGGCTCCACGCTGGTCAGCATCCTGTCTGCCTCTATCGCCGGTCTGGTGCTGGGCTAA
- a CDS encoding Nramp family divalent metal transporter produces MLNSRVVETTRSYPSRKVKFSLMGPAFIAAIGYIDPGNFATNIQAGASFGYSLLWVVVWANLMAMLIQLLSAKLGIATGKNLAEHIRDRFPRPAVWAYWVQAEIIAMATDLAEFIGAAIGFKLLLGVSLLEGAILTGIATFLILGLQKRGQKPLERVIGGLLLFVAAAYIVELAFSQPQLGPLLQGMAVPDLPNGDAVFLAAGVLGATIMPHVIYLHSSLTQHGDAESRADRYAATKVDVAIAMTIAGFVNLAMMATAAAAFHFSGHSGIADLDRAYLTLQPLLGQAAATVFGLSLVAAGLSSTVVGTLAGQVVMQGFVHFHIPLWLRRLVTMLPSFIVIMMGMDATRILVLSQVLLSFGIALALVPLLSFTGNRQLMGEMVNGRSVQNLGKLIVLVVVGLNGYLLVGGLL; encoded by the coding sequence ATGCTGAACAGCCGCGTGGTTGAAACCACCCGCAGTTACCCGTCAAGAAAGGTCAAATTCTCGCTGATGGGCCCCGCATTTATCGCCGCCATCGGCTACATCGATCCCGGCAATTTCGCCACCAACATTCAGGCCGGCGCCTCTTTCGGTTACAGCCTGCTGTGGGTGGTGGTCTGGGCCAACCTGATGGCGATGCTGATCCAACTGCTGTCGGCCAAGCTGGGGATCGCCACCGGTAAAAATCTGGCGGAGCATATTCGCGATCGTTTCCCGCGCCCGGCGGTATGGGCCTATTGGGTGCAAGCGGAGATTATCGCCATGGCCACCGATCTGGCCGAGTTTATCGGCGCGGCGATCGGTTTCAAGCTGTTGTTGGGCGTTTCGCTGCTGGAAGGCGCGATCCTCACCGGCATCGCCACCTTCCTGATCCTCGGCTTGCAAAAACGCGGGCAGAAGCCGCTCGAGCGGGTGATTGGCGGGCTGCTGCTGTTTGTCGCCGCCGCTTATATCGTCGAATTGGCGTTTTCTCAGCCGCAGCTGGGGCCGTTGTTGCAAGGCATGGCGGTGCCGGATCTGCCCAACGGCGATGCGGTGTTCCTGGCCGCCGGCGTGTTGGGTGCCACCATCATGCCGCACGTTATCTATCTGCACTCTTCGTTAACCCAACACGGCGACGCCGAGAGCCGGGCCGATCGCTATGCCGCCACCAAGGTTGATGTCGCCATCGCCATGACCATCGCCGGCTTCGTCAATCTGGCGATGATGGCCACCGCCGCCGCCGCGTTCCACTTTAGCGGCCACAGCGGTATCGCCGATCTCGATCGCGCCTATCTGACGCTGCAACCGCTGCTGGGCCAGGCCGCTGCCACCGTATTCGGCCTGAGCCTGGTGGCCGCCGGATTGTCTTCCACCGTGGTGGGCACGCTGGCGGGGCAGGTGGTGATGCAGGGCTTTGTGCACTTCCATATTCCCCTGTGGTTGCGCCGTCTGGTGACCATGCTGCCGTCGTTTATCGTTATCATGATGGGCATGGACGCCACGCGTATTCTGGTTCTGAGCCAGGTGTTGCTGAGCTTCGGCATTGCGCTGGCGCTGGTGCCGCTACTGTCTTTCACCGGCAATAGGCAGTTGATGGGGGAAATGGTGAACGGCCGTTCGGTGCAGAATCTGGGCAAACTGATCGTGCTGGTGGTGGTTGGGCTGAACGGCTATCTGCTGGTCGGCGGCTTGCTGTAG